A window of Flavobacterium flavigenum contains these coding sequences:
- a CDS encoding sigma-54-dependent transcriptional regulator has product MRKKLAQILIVDDQEEILFSAKMILKKHFETIFTTNNPKKILSLLSENEINVVLLDMNYRIGFEDGREGIHWLKEIKTLSPNTIVILMTAFGKIETAVEGIKIGAFDYVLKPWHNEKLLETIDKAVAESRKNNKKPVIKNNEKRYFTGISPKIKQAYAMAEKVARTDANVLILGENGTGKYVFAEFIHQNSERKSLPFIHVDLGSLSDSLFESELFGYAKGAFTDAKTDTPGRFELAQNGTIFLDEIGNIPLHLQAKLLHVLQTKTVTRLGESRPRTLNVRIISATNSDIKTEVKNKNFREDLLYRINTMEIHLPSLRERKEDIVPMANFILDQIAEKYNQENWQFEENAARYLERYPWKGNVREMENKIERALILSDNNIISVSNLDILDFEDVPENDENPLSEMEKTVIEKALFKHQGNISKTAEELGLSRAALYRRIEKYDLKN; this is encoded by the coding sequence ATGCGAAAAAAACTAGCCCAAATATTAATTGTCGATGATCAGGAAGAAATTCTTTTTTCGGCAAAAATGATTCTTAAGAAACATTTTGAAACCATTTTTACGACAAATAATCCCAAAAAAATCCTTTCACTTTTAAGCGAAAACGAAATAAATGTGGTTTTGCTCGATATGAATTACCGAATTGGTTTTGAAGACGGGCGCGAAGGGATTCACTGGCTGAAAGAAATAAAAACACTGTCACCAAATACAATTGTAATTTTAATGACTGCTTTCGGGAAAATTGAAACAGCTGTTGAAGGTATCAAAATTGGTGCTTTTGACTATGTTTTAAAACCTTGGCACAATGAAAAATTATTGGAAACAATTGATAAGGCTGTCGCCGAAAGCAGAAAAAATAACAAAAAACCTGTTATAAAAAATAATGAAAAAAGATATTTTACCGGTATTTCACCAAAAATAAAACAGGCTTACGCTATGGCCGAAAAAGTGGCCAGAACTGATGCGAATGTTTTGATTTTAGGTGAAAACGGAACCGGAAAATATGTTTTTGCTGAGTTTATTCATCAGAATTCAGAAAGAAAAAGTTTGCCTTTTATTCATGTTGATTTGGGTTCCCTGAGCGATAGTTTATTCGAAAGTGAACTTTTTGGATATGCAAAAGGCGCCTTTACGGATGCAAAAACCGATACGCCGGGAAGGTTTGAACTGGCGCAAAACGGCACTATTTTTCTGGATGAAATTGGCAATATTCCACTTCATTTGCAGGCAAAATTATTACACGTTTTACAAACCAAAACGGTTACCCGTTTGGGCGAAAGCAGGCCCAGGACTTTGAATGTCCGTATTATCTCTGCTACAAACAGTGATATTAAAACAGAGGTTAAAAATAAAAACTTTCGTGAAGATTTGCTGTACCGCATCAATACGATGGAGATTCATCTGCCGTCGTTGCGGGAACGAAAAGAGGATATTGTTCCGATGGCGAATTTCATTCTGGATCAGATTGCTGAAAAGTACAATCAGGAAAATTGGCAGTTTGAAGAAAATGCTGCCCGTTATCTGGAAAGATATCCATGGAAAGGAAATGTACGCGAAATGGAAAATAAAATTGAACGTGCTTTGATTTTATCTGATAATAATATCATTTCTGTCAGTAATCTCGACATTTTAGATTTTGAAGATGTTCCTGAAAATGATGAAAATCCGCTATCTGAAATGGAAAAAACAGTCATCGAAAAAGCACTGTTTAAGCATCAGGGAAATATCAGCAAAACGGCTGAGGAATTGGGTTTGTCAAGAGCTGCTTTGTACAGAAGAATTGAGAAATACGATTTGAAGAATTAA
- a CDS encoding sensor histidine kinase, with amino-acid sequence MKNWKFYNALFVRVLFVVMLFFFCVFLIYKMFYYNAILVGFFAVVMLFEMYSFVKNQLLFYDRTLLSILQNDFSTNFPDEHKKDNFKSLYLLYDTLKIQQQEQTSKELIYKSILNSIDTGTLILEKENEEWHVFLMNDCFSNLFKVPKVSHWKYLKNYLPSLCNEIEKSDFAELKSVISMKIEEQDLQTFILQTSLTKTYNKEYFIILLDSIQRVIEKKEKEAWINLMKIISHELMNSLTPIRALSQNLLQIVDQEKLEDDDFEDIKSSISTIINRSDHLQVFVENYRKLAMLPTPAKEMTPINLLFADCLRVMSPILKAENIELINDIHSSRSVLIDKNQMEQVIINLITNSIYALNERTEKRIFISSFTENNRFFITISDNGKGIDQEIQDKVFLPFFTTRKDGAGIGLTLSKNIIEAHGGYLSYQTEEDKTTFVICLI; translated from the coding sequence ATGAAAAACTGGAAGTTTTATAACGCTTTGTTTGTTAGGGTATTGTTTGTCGTGATGCTCTTTTTCTTTTGCGTTTTTCTTATTTATAAGATGTTTTATTATAATGCGATTTTGGTTGGATTCTTTGCGGTTGTAATGCTTTTTGAAATGTATTCTTTTGTAAAAAATCAATTGCTCTTTTACGACAGAACACTGCTTTCGATACTTCAAAATGATTTTTCGACTAATTTTCCGGATGAACATAAAAAAGATAATTTTAAAAGTTTGTACCTCTTATATGATACACTGAAAATACAGCAGCAGGAGCAAACCTCAAAAGAATTGATCTACAAATCAATTTTAAACAGTATTGACACCGGCACTTTAATTTTGGAAAAAGAGAATGAAGAATGGCATGTTTTTTTAATGAATGATTGCTTTTCGAATTTATTTAAAGTGCCAAAAGTGAGTCACTGGAAATACCTTAAAAACTATTTGCCCTCTCTTTGCAATGAAATTGAAAAGTCTGATTTTGCCGAATTAAAATCGGTAATTTCTATGAAAATTGAAGAACAGGATTTGCAGACTTTTATCCTTCAGACCTCGTTGACGAAAACGTATAACAAGGAATATTTTATCATTTTACTGGACAGTATTCAGCGTGTCATTGAGAAAAAAGAAAAAGAAGCCTGGATCAACCTGATGAAAATTATTTCGCATGAATTAATGAACTCTTTAACGCCAATTCGTGCGCTTTCGCAGAATTTACTTCAGATTGTCGATCAGGAAAAACTGGAAGATGATGATTTTGAAGACATCAAAAGCAGTATTTCGACCATTATAAACAGAAGTGACCATTTGCAGGTTTTTGTTGAGAATTACCGAAAACTTGCCATGCTGCCAACGCCAGCTAAAGAAATGACGCCAATCAATCTGCTTTTTGCAGACTGCCTACGAGTCATGAGTCCAATTCTGAAGGCCGAAAATATTGAATTGATAAATGATATCCATAGTTCACGATCTGTCTTAATTGATAAAAACCAAATGGAGCAGGTCATTATTAATTTGATTACCAACAGCATTTACGCCCTAAATGAAAGGACTGAAAAGAGAATTTTCATATCGAGTTTTACCGAAAATAATCGCTTTTTTATTACCATTTCAGACAATGGAAAAGGAATCGACCAGGAAATTCAGGACAAAGTATTTCTTCCATTTTTCACTACCCGAAAAGACGGAGCAGGAATTGGTTTAACACTCTCTAAAAACATTATTGAAGCCCACGGTGGTTACCTAAGTTATCAAACGGAGGAAGACAAAACCACGTTTGTAATTTGCCTTATCTAA
- a CDS encoding L,D-transpeptidase family protein — MRQLYKFLLIIAAGFVFASFSFKKDIKPIDNLYPKENPAVQNNSDSASSASKSREVYLLSRQYDRLEGALEKYQKIDRKKLWKKIDVDSATYKELKPFDSGAVVKQIRERLFVEGDLKKDSKKGLYDEELMAGVLNYKKRYGLKLNYKLSFEHIKQMNEPVSERIRIIKLNMDRCRLIPENLIDARDYIMVNIPAYRLLYVKNGANEFTSDVFVGAKWSETEIFSSAMDKIVFSPYWNVPQSIIDNELKLNMASNKNYLEEHNMEWNGGKVRQRPGPKNSLGLVKFLFPNPFDIYMHDTPAKSLFMFEQRTFSHGCINIKEAKKMAHVILKDDPDWTDEMIDNAMDGEKETTCILKNKIPIYIGYFTSWVSEETGEVYFYPDVYQKDKETTAEDPNGLVMD; from the coding sequence ATGCGACAATTATATAAATTTCTCCTAATTATAGCTGCAGGTTTTGTATTTGCTTCATTTAGCTTTAAAAAAGATATAAAACCAATTGACAATTTATATCCAAAAGAAAATCCCGCAGTTCAGAATAATTCTGATTCAGCAAGCAGTGCTTCTAAATCCAGAGAAGTGTATCTTTTATCCAGACAGTACGACCGGCTAGAGGGAGCTTTAGAAAAATACCAAAAAATTGACCGAAAAAAACTGTGGAAAAAAATAGATGTTGACAGCGCCACCTATAAAGAATTAAAACCTTTTGATAGTGGTGCCGTAGTAAAACAAATTCGTGAACGTTTGTTTGTCGAAGGCGATTTAAAAAAGGATTCTAAAAAAGGTTTATACGATGAAGAGCTTATGGCCGGGGTTTTAAATTATAAAAAAAGATACGGTCTGAAATTGAACTACAAATTGTCATTCGAACATATCAAACAAATGAATGAGCCTGTATCAGAAAGAATCAGAATTATAAAATTAAACATGGACCGTTGTCGCCTGATTCCTGAAAATTTAATAGATGCAAGGGATTATATTATGGTAAATATTCCGGCTTACCGGTTATTATACGTAAAAAATGGTGCAAACGAGTTTACATCTGATGTTTTTGTAGGTGCTAAATGGTCAGAAACCGAAATTTTCAGCAGTGCAATGGATAAAATTGTATTTAGCCCGTATTGGAATGTGCCCCAGAGTATCATCGATAATGAATTAAAACTCAATATGGCTTCCAATAAAAATTACCTGGAAGAACATAATATGGAATGGAACGGAGGAAAGGTAAGACAAAGACCCGGGCCTAAAAACTCTTTGGGATTAGTAAAATTTTTATTTCCAAATCCGTTTGATATTTACATGCACGATACCCCGGCTAAAAGTTTGTTTATGTTTGAGCAGCGTACATTCAGCCACGGTTGTATTAATATAAAAGAAGCTAAAAAAATGGCGCATGTAATTTTGAAAGACGACCCGGACTGGACGGACGAAATGATTGATAATGCGATGGATGGTGAAAAAGAAACCACATGCATACTGAAAAATAAAATTCCGATATACATAGGCTATTTTACTTCGTGGGTAAGTGAAGAAACCGGTGAAGTTTATTTCTATCCTGATGTGTATCAAAAAGATAAAGAAACAACAGCTGAAGATCCAAATGGTTTGGTAATGGATTAA
- a CDS encoding MGMT family protein, whose amino-acid sequence MAEENFFEKVYAIARQIPYGKVTSYGAIAKALGTARSARMVGWAMNACHHMDDVPAHRVVNRKGLLTGKHHFDGTNLMQQLLENEGIQVVNNQIVDFDKHYWQPEIGL is encoded by the coding sequence ATGGCTGAGGAAAATTTTTTCGAAAAAGTATATGCAATCGCCCGACAGATTCCGTACGGAAAAGTAACTTCTTATGGTGCAATAGCAAAAGCTTTAGGTACCGCACGTTCTGCACGTATGGTAGGCTGGGCCATGAATGCCTGTCACCATATGGATGATGTCCCGGCGCACAGAGTGGTAAACCGAAAAGGACTGTTGACCGGAAAACATCATTTTGACGGAACCAATTTAATGCAGCAGCTTTTAGAAAACGAAGGCATTCAAGTGGTCAATAATCAGATTGTTGATTTTGACAAACATTACTGGCAGCCTGAAATTGGATTATAA